One Streptomyces sp. V4I8 genomic window carries:
- a CDS encoding FG-GAP and VCBS repeat-containing protein, producing MHKHHLRRPARLALATATAAALTGGLLTLATATSATAADSAQVPYADFNGDGIGDVVASAHGAYVSGHQGAGQIVVLYGTATGVSSAKRTTISQNTTGSPGTAEAGDGFGAESAYADFNGDGYDDLAVSAPWEKVGTDTNGGGVAVLWGSASGLTGKGVSVADPAPSSHDYWGKDLAAGDFDGDGKADLAVGNSSNTIHVFKGGFSSTGTPGGRYTIKPPIQNGSNDYPYGPMSLTAGDVNGDKRTDLIVDGYETQTDYGWNTNYYVPGTASGLSAGSAKALKPGIITAIGDINGDGYGDIVSGAGWDSTIEDGTPVPDAADGGKVNITYGSASGPAGTAGITQNSGNVPGTSEKGDGFGWELDLGDINGDGYQDLVVASPNEDINGAANTGQVTVLYGSANGIDTMAGVQGLAQSTAGVPGNDEKNDLFGADVKLDDVTGDGKADLVIGSYENAGNGGLTYLPSNGTKITTSGSRAVAPSTSGLSTSGSPAFGAVFAD from the coding sequence ATGCACAAGCACCACCTCCGCCGCCCGGCACGACTCGCCCTCGCGACGGCCACCGCGGCCGCGCTGACGGGCGGGCTGCTCACGCTGGCCACGGCCACGTCGGCCACCGCCGCCGACTCCGCCCAGGTCCCGTACGCCGACTTCAACGGCGACGGGATCGGGGACGTCGTCGCCTCCGCGCACGGCGCCTATGTGAGCGGACACCAGGGCGCCGGTCAGATCGTCGTGCTCTACGGCACCGCCACCGGCGTATCGTCCGCGAAGCGCACCACCATCAGCCAGAACACCACCGGCAGCCCCGGCACCGCCGAGGCGGGCGACGGCTTCGGCGCCGAGTCCGCGTACGCCGACTTCAACGGCGACGGATACGACGACCTCGCCGTCTCCGCCCCGTGGGAGAAGGTCGGCACCGACACCAACGGCGGTGGTGTCGCCGTCCTGTGGGGCTCGGCGAGCGGCCTCACCGGCAAGGGCGTCTCCGTCGCGGACCCGGCCCCGTCCTCGCACGACTACTGGGGCAAGGACCTGGCGGCCGGCGACTTCGACGGTGACGGCAAGGCCGACCTCGCCGTCGGCAACTCGTCCAACACCATCCATGTCTTCAAGGGCGGCTTCAGCTCCACCGGTACTCCCGGCGGCCGCTACACCATCAAGCCGCCCATCCAGAACGGCTCCAACGACTACCCGTACGGCCCGATGAGCCTCACCGCCGGTGACGTCAACGGCGACAAGCGGACCGACCTCATCGTCGACGGGTACGAGACCCAGACCGACTACGGCTGGAACACCAACTACTACGTGCCGGGTACCGCGAGCGGCCTCAGCGCCGGCTCCGCCAAGGCCCTCAAGCCCGGCATCATCACCGCGATCGGCGACATCAACGGCGACGGCTACGGCGACATCGTCAGCGGCGCCGGCTGGGACAGCACCATCGAGGACGGCACCCCCGTCCCGGACGCCGCCGACGGCGGCAAGGTGAACATCACGTACGGCTCCGCCTCCGGTCCCGCCGGCACCGCCGGCATCACCCAGAACAGCGGGAACGTCCCCGGCACCTCGGAGAAGGGCGACGGCTTCGGCTGGGAGCTCGACCTCGGTGACATCAACGGCGACGGTTACCAGGACCTCGTCGTCGCCTCCCCGAACGAGGACATCAACGGCGCGGCCAACACCGGCCAGGTCACCGTCCTGTACGGCTCCGCGAACGGCATCGACACCATGGCCGGCGTCCAGGGCCTCGCCCAGAGCACCGCGGGCGTCCCCGGCAACGACGAGAAGAACGACCTCTTCGGCGCCGACGTCAAGCTCGACGACGTCACCGGCGACGGCAAGGCGGACCTGGTGATCGGCTCGTACGAGAACGCCGGTAACGGCGGTCTGACCTACCTGCCCTCCA
- a CDS encoding VOC family protein — MSSIKQFQVTFDCAEPERVARFWCEVLGYVVPPPPQGFATWGDFDRSLPPEDQGAWFACSDPSGVGPRLFFQRVPEGKVVKNRVHLDVRAGTGLVGEERLATLEAECTRLVALGAVRVRLLPADEDNESCIVMQDVEGNEFCLD, encoded by the coding sequence ATGTCATCGATCAAGCAGTTCCAAGTCACCTTCGACTGCGCGGAACCCGAGCGCGTCGCTCGCTTCTGGTGCGAGGTGTTGGGGTACGTCGTGCCGCCGCCACCCCAGGGGTTCGCCACTTGGGGCGACTTCGATCGGTCGCTGCCGCCTGAGGATCAGGGCGCGTGGTTCGCCTGCTCCGATCCCTCAGGTGTCGGCCCGCGGCTGTTCTTCCAGCGCGTTCCCGAAGGCAAGGTCGTCAAGAACCGGGTGCACCTCGATGTGCGGGCCGGCACCGGACTCGTGGGGGAAGAGCGCCTGGCCACGCTCGAGGCCGAATGCACGCGACTGGTCGCGCTCGGCGCGGTACGCGTGCGACTACTGCCTGCCGATGAGGACAACGAGTCGTGCATCGTGATGCAGGACGTCGAGGGCAACGAGTTCTGTCTCGACTGA
- a CDS encoding DUF5701 family protein → MPDTSSNATTLPPLPPLATQAEHLISLGVHELAGLPADELRAFAQAAESGDGESGNSNALLAVHPDRVPASALAPLLRRDDKPGFVVVDMPDVDDFAPDTVELPDAPLYIVTGVDRGDRMANWSPEEALPALTKEDRTPLLLTEGIHWVLQQPAALERNRCFMTIGSRLRKANGTPDARTPAIWISNGTGRDGRERRDAPKVGWCWWGNRHTWLGFASATGRVRQGLSEGPSSPVNMPVSDGR, encoded by the coding sequence TTGCCCGATACGTCGTCCAACGCCACCACCCTGCCCCCGCTCCCGCCGCTTGCCACCCAGGCCGAGCACCTGATCTCACTCGGGGTGCACGAGCTCGCGGGGCTCCCCGCCGACGAACTGCGCGCTTTCGCGCAGGCCGCCGAGAGTGGGGACGGTGAGAGCGGGAACAGCAACGCCCTGCTCGCCGTCCACCCGGACCGCGTCCCCGCGTCCGCCCTCGCGCCGCTGCTCCGTCGCGACGACAAGCCCGGCTTCGTCGTCGTCGACATGCCCGACGTCGACGACTTCGCCCCCGACACCGTCGAGTTGCCCGACGCGCCCCTCTACATCGTCACCGGCGTCGACCGCGGCGACCGTATGGCCAACTGGAGCCCGGAAGAGGCCCTGCCGGCCCTGACCAAGGAGGACCGCACACCCCTGCTGCTCACCGAGGGCATCCACTGGGTGCTCCAGCAGCCGGCGGCCCTCGAACGCAACCGCTGCTTCATGACGATCGGCTCCCGCTTGCGGAAAGCGAACGGCACGCCGGACGCCCGCACCCCGGCGATCTGGATCAGCAACGGCACGGGACGCGACGGCCGCGAGCGGCGCGACGCCCCGAAGGTGGGCTGGTGCTGGTGGGGCAACCGCCACACGTGGCTGGGCTTCGCGTCCGCCACGGGGCGCGTGCGCCAAGGCCTGTCCGAAGGGCCTTCTTCGCCCGTCAACATGCCCGTCTCTGACGGGAGATGA
- a CDS encoding squamosa promoter-binding protein 15, whose amino-acid sequence MSWVANVMISADGADQPHVEALSDWLRDEAPLRGQPDHSGVECRVWAGALNHCDLDALRQRVAESPWREPNIVQLLVMDQEESFFRLWMIRGGELRQFAPLEPSEKDAGFYLT is encoded by the coding sequence ATGAGCTGGGTTGCCAATGTGATGATCTCGGCCGATGGCGCCGACCAGCCCCACGTCGAAGCCCTGAGTGACTGGCTGCGCGACGAGGCCCCGCTGCGCGGACAGCCGGACCATTCCGGCGTCGAATGCAGGGTGTGGGCAGGCGCTCTGAACCATTGCGATCTTGATGCGCTCCGGCAGCGGGTCGCCGAGTCGCCGTGGCGGGAGCCCAATATCGTGCAGCTCCTCGTCATGGACCAGGAGGAGTCGTTCTTCCGGCTGTGGATGATCCGAGGCGGCGAGCTGAGGCAGTTCGCGCCCCTGGAACCGTCCGAAAAGGACGCGGGCTTCTATCTGACCTGA